Part of the Gracilimonas sp. genome is shown below.
GTCATTTTGTGAAGACACCGCCGTTCGTGTTCAGGATTTGCCGGAATACATAAAGGAATTTCGGGCCATTTTAGATAAGCACAACACAAAGTGCGTGTTTTATGCGCATGCTTCGGTTGGAGAATTACATTTACGCCCCCAAATTGATATCACTACCGAAACCGGGCTGAATACCATGAAAACCATGGCTGATGAAATAGCCGACCTGGTGAAGAAATACAATGGTTCTTTATCTGGAGAACATGGAGACGGACGGGTGAGAGCTCCGTATATCGAAAAGATTTTGGGCAGAGAAATGCTGCCGGTTCTCAGGCAGGTAAAAGAAATCTGGGACCCGGAGTATATTTTTAATCCCGGGAAAATCGTAAAGCCCAAACCTATTGATCAGGATTTACGTTTCTCACCTTCCTACCAAAAACCCGAGCCGGAAACGGTACTTTCCTGGCGTAAGGAAGGCGATTTTGGTAGTGCCATGGAGCTTTGCAATGGAGCCGGTGTATGCCGCAAGCTGGCTGAAAGTGGCGGAACGATGTGTCCTTCCTATCAGGCTACCAAAGACGAAAAAGATTCAACCCGGGGAAGGGCAAATGTATTTCGTCAGGTGTTTGCGGGAGAAAATCCTGCGGGATATGCATCCGAGGAACTGAAGGAAGCTCTGGATTTATGCCTGAGCTGTAAAGCCTGCAAAAGTGAGTGCCCTGCCAATGTGGATATGGCTAAGATGAAAGCGGAGTTTATGAACGGCTGGCATCAAAAAAATGGCTCAACATTGAAAGAGCGCTTCTTTGCGGATGCTTCCAAGGTTTTTCCACTGGCTTCTATCACCCCAAAAATTGCCAACAAAGTGGCGGGTTCAGCAATAGGTAAAAAAGTATTGGAAGGAGTATTCGGGATTGATTCCCGGCGTGATCTTCCCCAATTCGCCGATCAAACGTTTCGGGGGTGGTTTAAAAAGCATCGCCGGAATGGAGCAGTGAAAAGTGACGAGAAAGTAGTGCTGTTTGTGGATGTATTCACAAATTACAATGATCCTGAAATTGGTAAGTCAGCGGTAAGCGTTTTGGAGCATATGGGATATGAGGTGCTCATCCCGAAAGCAATGGAAACCGGTCGACCTCAGCTATCCAAAGGATTTCTTGATGAGGCTAAGAATATTTGCGGGAAAGTACTGGAAGAGTTTACAGAATATGTGGAAGCCGGCATACCGGTGGTAGGACTGGAGCCATCGGAAATATTGACTGTCCGGGATGAATTCCTGGAGCTATGTTCGGATGAACAACTACCCCTGGCCGAAAAGCTGGCCGGTCAAACCTATCTTTTCGAGGAGTTTGTAGCCCGGAATAAGTCACGATTGTCGCCAAAAGCCCAGAACCAAACCGTCACCCTTCACGGTCATTGCCACGCCAAAGCACTTGTTGGGAACGACCCAACCATTGAGGCCCTATCGGCAGCGGGATATACCGTGGATGTTCTGGAGACAGGTTGCTGCGGAATGGCCGGCAGTTTTGGGTATGAAAAAGAGCATTATGAAGTATCTCAGGAAATTGGTGGGTTGGCTCTATTCCCGACTCTGCAAAAGCAAAAAGATCCTTTAGTTTGTGCCCCGGGCTTCTCTTGCCGTCATCAAATTAAAGACGGGGTGAATATTAAATCTTACCATCCGGCGGAACTTATCCATCGTAGCTTGTCTTAAAGAGATATGAGTTGTTCGTTTTTTGCGGCTAATTAAAAAGTTAGTCTTGACAAATTAATGGTTTGATATTAAACGAATTTTTATAATCTTAGTTCACAAACCCAATTTGAGAGGTGTTTATGAAACGATTTATACTATCTGTTTTTCTATGTTTAGGAATTTCCGGCATGAATGTTATGGCACAGGTTGACTATGAGGATGATATACAACCGATCTTTAACGCCAGTTGCACAAGTTGCCATGGAGGACAAAGTGGAGTCACCCTTACCAGCTATTCGGCAACGATGAACAGTGAAGGTTCTCAATATGACAAGAAAATAGTGATAC
Proteins encoded:
- a CDS encoding FAD-linked oxidase C-terminal domain-containing protein, with amino-acid sequence MIQRDNLTRQLYAQDASMYQEFPEGVSFPKSGEDIRRLVIKANEDKFTITARSAGTSLAGQTTGGGVIMDVSRYMNQILTLDGEQHIAHVQPGVIRDTLNREAAKHQLLFGPDTATTNRCMIGGMIGNNSSGSYSIKYKTTREHTLEIEAVLSDGSTAIFKPLTSEELEGKKKLDNLEGHIYRSMLRLIERNRELIQNSYPHPEIIRRNTGYALDKLCEMQPFDPNGRKFNLCELLCGSEGTLAMTVSARLNLSTLDQHKLVVVPQFETLEEAMRAAVEIVNFDPAAVELVDHIILNATKGNIEQRKNRFFLEGEPNYILITQFEGNDPEELQKRAEQVSAKLSEKSLGYAYPIIPEEDKMKRVWELRRAGLGLLMGLGSDGRSPSFCEDTAVRVQDLPEYIKEFRAILDKHNTKCVFYAHASVGELHLRPQIDITTETGLNTMKTMADEIADLVKKYNGSLSGEHGDGRVRAPYIEKILGREMLPVLRQVKEIWDPEYIFNPGKIVKPKPIDQDLRFSPSYQKPEPETVLSWRKEGDFGSAMELCNGAGVCRKLAESGGTMCPSYQATKDEKDSTRGRANVFRQVFAGENPAGYASEELKEALDLCLSCKACKSECPANVDMAKMKAEFMNGWHQKNGSTLKERFFADASKVFPLASITPKIANKVAGSAIGKKVLEGVFGIDSRRDLPQFADQTFRGWFKKHRRNGAVKSDEKVVLFVDVFTNYNDPEIGKSAVSVLEHMGYEVLIPKAMETGRPQLSKGFLDEAKNICGKVLEEFTEYVEAGIPVVGLEPSEILTVRDEFLELCSDEQLPLAEKLAGQTYLFEEFVARNKSRLSPKAQNQTVTLHGHCHAKALVGNDPTIEALSAAGYTVDVLETGCCGMAGSFGYEKEHYEVSQEIGGLALFPTLQKQKDPLVCAPGFSCRHQIKDGVNIKSYHPAELIHRSLS